Proteins from a genomic interval of Rosa chinensis cultivar Old Blush chromosome 2, RchiOBHm-V2, whole genome shotgun sequence:
- the LOC112190995 gene encoding trimethyltridecatetraene synthase, whose protein sequence is MEASVSWAVLTLSWLFLLALVSKIFFSQLRKLNLKFPPGPKPWPIVGNLNLINGPLPHQSLHKLSQTYGPIMQLKFGSYPVVVASTAEMAKQFLKTHDHVFASRPRTAAGKYITYNYLNITWSPHGPYWRQGRKIFLSELFSSKRLESFAYIRVEEIRSFISRLCALPEKPVMLKEHLSRLTLSVMTRCVMGKEYFREPEFQRSVMRIEEFQEMLDEVFLLNGVFNIGDWIPWLDFLDLQGYVKRMKALTKKSEPFYDYVLDEHKAKSEGVKDYVAKDMVDLLLQLVDDPDLEVKLTNDSVKAFIQDLIAGGTDTSATTLEWAMSELIKQPHLIRKATEELDRVIGRERWVEEKDIPQLPYVDAIMKETMRKHPVVVLLPPHLALQDCNVAGFDILKGTRVFINTWSIGRDPSVWDAPEEFNPERFLGNKAIDVKGQSFELLPFGSGRRMCPGYSLGLKMIGSCLANMLHGFNWKLPENMKPEDLSMDEVYGLATLRKFPLVAVVEPRLPIHLY, encoded by the exons ATGGAGGCTTCAGTTTCTTGGGCTGTTTTGACCCTGTCATGGCTATTCCTTCTGGCCCTTGTATCAAAAATCTTCTTTTCCCAACTACGCAAACTGAATCTGAAATTTCCACCCGGTCCAAAACCCTGGCCTATTGTTGGTAACCTCAACCTCATCAATGGTCCTCTCCCTCATCAATCCCTTCACAAACTATCCCAAACTTATGGCCCTATAATGCAGCTCAAGTTTGGCTCCTACCCAGTCGTAGTTGCTTCCACTGCAGAAATGGCAAAACAGTTTCTGAAAACACATGATCATGTCTTTGCCTCTAGACCACGAACTGCAGCAGGCAAGTATATCACTTATAACTACCTCAACATCACTTGGTCGCCTCACGGTCCATATTGGCGCCAAGGCCGCAAGATCTTCCTCTCTGAGCTATTCAGCTCGAAAAGGCTAGAGTCCTTTGCGTACATCCGTGTTGAGGAAATTCGCTCTTTTATCTCACGACTGTGTGCCTTGCCGGAAAAGCCAGTTATGCTGAAAGAGCATCTGTCACGCCTGACTCTAAGCGTTATGACTAGATGTGTGATGGGGAAGGAGTACTTTAGGGAGCCTGAGTTTCAGCGTTCGGTGATGAGGATCGAAGAATTTCAGGAGATGTTAGATGAAGTGTTCTTGCTCAATGGGGTTTTCAATATCGGGGACTGGATACCGTGGCTCGATTTTTTGGACTTGCAAGGGTACGTAAAGCGAATGAAGGCCTTGACGAAAAAATCGGAGCCATTTTATGATTATGTGCTTGATGAACACAAGGCAAAGAGTGAAGGAGTGAAGGATTATGTAGCCAAAGACATGGTGGATTTACTGTTGCAGCTTGTTGATGATCCTGATCTCGAAGTTAAGCTCACCAATGACAGTGTCAAGGCATTCATCCAG GACTTAATTGCAGGAGGGACTGATACCTCTGCAACAACTTTGGAGTGGGCAATGTCTGAACTCATAAAACAACCACACCTCATTAGAAAGGCAACCGAAGAGCTTGACAGAGTAAttgggagagagagatgggtggAAGAGAAAGACATTCCACAACTTCCTTATGTTGACGCAATCATGAAAGAGACAATGAGGAAACACCCTGTGGTTGTTTTGCTTCCGCCACATTTGGCTCTTCAAGATTGCAATGTGGCTGGTTTCGATATTCTTAAGGGGACAAGAGTGTTCATAAACACATGGAGCATAGGAAGAGACCCCTCAGTGTGGGATGCACCAGAAGAGTTCAATCCGGAGAGGTTTCTGGGAAACAAGGCAATCGATGTGAAGGGACAAAGTTTTGAATTGTTACCATTTGGTTCGGGAAGGAGAATGTGCCCTGGTTATAGCCTTGGCCTGAAAATGATTGGGTCTTGCTTGGCCAACATGTTACATGGATTCAACTGGAAATTACCTGAGAATATGAAGCCAGAGGATTTGAGCATGGATGAAGTTTATGGATTGGCAACACTAAGGAAGTTTCCACTTGTTGCAGTTGTGGAGCCTAGGCTCCCAATCCATCTTTATTAA